In the genome of Marispirochaeta sp., one region contains:
- a CDS encoding PBP1A family penicillin-binding protein, with amino-acid sequence MAFSRRQRVILEIIISITLLVALGVGISLGLAVASIRNIDVVRELRDYRPSLPTQILDRDGKLITELFGEEKREMIHVDELPKHLVYAVLTREDRNFYNHSGFDFIRTTKAAIDMVRGRFSGGGSTITQQVAGRLFADRSSKTIERKIRELWYAFLLERSFTKNEILELYINQEFLGHGTYGVEAASQLYFGHSAREVSIAEAAILVPLFSAPSGYSPILHPEAARDRQRFVLDQMIQLGYVEKKEADDSFRNFWDSWDYTRSSSTSAYLSNESQAPYFSEYIRQQLEDLLFGSVDIYKDGYIVHTTLDLEYQRIADSVMQEGIRSINQRYRASSQERLEVVDTRYVPLLDLASLAFNIENIKVAGARQRREAKESYLQKMNPLVDMVAMSTGSKSLKDFANRTYDYQKAKNDRSIIEGALITLENETGHILSMVGGSDFETTKLNRAVQSRLQPGSAFKPLYYSAAISSGKFTPATRLYDGPIVFWNADGTPYEPQNYLGDWQGSVLLRVALATSMNVPSIQVLDGVGFDAAIERASRLLGMYDQRNNEDVFPRRYPLGLGIVSVAPINMARAFATFPNAGKEVIPIGITYIQDRQGNMVLEHEKELLSQRKGRDTRILSPQAAFVMVDLLESTVEFGTLANRRRNIGGFDGMPMAGKTGTTQNWGDAWTVGFSPYMTTAVWFGFDMPGNSLGRLITGATAAGPIWAQFMKDVHKGLEPKAFFKPDSGIVTVRVCSVSGQLPTQECNEGIIEEIFIAGTEPREACEIHQFRQQRDEVLLKHIQDNMLIQDFSIPDTEFPELTSPFGDDDQQKEPLFDNPGSSESFNPLLD; translated from the coding sequence ATGGCATTTTCCCGTCGTCAGCGCGTAATTTTGGAAATCATCATCAGTATAACCCTGCTCGTCGCCCTTGGTGTCGGGATCAGTCTTGGTCTGGCCGTCGCGTCGATACGCAACATCGATGTGGTGCGGGAACTGAGGGATTACCGTCCATCCCTTCCTACTCAGATCCTGGACCGTGACGGAAAGCTCATTACCGAGCTCTTCGGAGAAGAGAAACGGGAGATGATCCATGTGGATGAGCTGCCGAAACACCTGGTTTATGCTGTGCTTACCCGGGAAGACCGCAATTTCTATAATCACTCCGGTTTTGATTTTATACGAACGACCAAAGCTGCTATTGATATGGTACGAGGAAGGTTTTCCGGCGGAGGAAGCACCATTACTCAGCAGGTGGCAGGCCGTCTTTTTGCCGACCGTTCCAGTAAAACAATAGAACGTAAAATTCGTGAACTCTGGTATGCTTTTCTCCTTGAACGCTCTTTTACCAAGAACGAGATACTTGAGTTGTATATTAATCAGGAGTTTCTGGGGCATGGGACATACGGTGTGGAGGCGGCATCCCAGCTCTATTTCGGCCATTCCGCCAGAGAGGTAAGTATCGCCGAGGCCGCGATACTTGTTCCCCTGTTTTCTGCTCCATCGGGTTATTCCCCCATACTCCATCCCGAAGCGGCCAGGGACCGACAGCGTTTTGTGCTGGATCAGATGATCCAGCTTGGTTATGTAGAAAAAAAGGAAGCTGACGACTCTTTTCGCAATTTCTGGGATTCCTGGGACTATACCCGGTCAAGCAGCACCAGCGCCTATCTGTCCAATGAGAGTCAAGCTCCCTACTTTAGCGAGTACATTCGTCAGCAGCTGGAAGATCTGCTCTTTGGATCGGTAGATATTTACAAAGACGGATATATCGTCCATACGACTCTTGATCTGGAGTATCAGCGAATAGCAGATTCGGTAATGCAGGAAGGAATTCGATCGATTAATCAGCGTTACAGGGCGTCGTCCCAGGAACGCCTTGAGGTTGTAGATACCAGGTATGTGCCGCTGCTTGACCTGGCGTCTCTTGCTTTCAATATTGAAAACATAAAGGTAGCCGGGGCACGGCAGCGACGGGAAGCAAAAGAGTCGTATCTGCAAAAGATGAATCCCCTGGTGGACATGGTGGCAATGTCAACGGGCTCAAAATCATTGAAGGATTTTGCTAACCGAACCTACGATTATCAGAAAGCCAAGAATGACCGTTCCATAATAGAGGGAGCCCTCATTACCCTGGAAAACGAGACAGGGCACATCCTCTCCATGGTGGGCGGCTCGGATTTTGAAACGACCAAACTTAACCGTGCTGTGCAGTCCAGACTTCAGCCCGGTTCTGCATTCAAACCCCTCTATTATTCCGCAGCCATATCTTCAGGAAAGTTTACCCCCGCCACCCGACTCTATGACGGCCCCATTGTTTTCTGGAATGCCGACGGCACACCCTACGAACCTCAAAACTATTTGGGCGACTGGCAGGGTTCGGTGCTGCTGCGTGTTGCCCTGGCTACATCCATGAACGTTCCGTCCATCCAGGTATTGGACGGCGTCGGTTTCGATGCTGCCATTGAAAGGGCGTCGCGCCTGCTGGGGATGTACGACCAGCGAAATAACGAGGATGTTTTTCCCCGCCGCTATCCTCTGGGCCTGGGCATTGTTTCGGTGGCACCGATCAACATGGCCCGGGCCTTTGCCACCTTTCCCAATGCAGGGAAGGAGGTAATCCCTATCGGTATCACCTACATCCAGGACCGGCAGGGTAACATGGTGCTGGAACACGAGAAAGAACTCCTCAGTCAGCGTAAAGGCCGGGATACAAGAATTCTTTCTCCCCAGGCCGCTTTTGTCATGGTAGACCTTCTGGAAAGCACTGTTGAGTTCGGTACCCTGGCCAACCGACGGCGCAACATCGGCGGCTTTGACGGGATGCCCATGGCAGGAAAAACCGGGACAACGCAGAACTGGGGCGATGCCTGGACGGTTGGATTCTCCCCCTACATGACAACAGCAGTCTGGTTCGGTTTTGATATGCCCGGCAACAGCCTTGGGCGCTTAATAACCGGCGCCACTGCTGCCGGTCCCATATGGGCCCAATTCATGAAAGATGTCCATAAAGGACTCGAACCCAAGGCTTTCTTTAAACCTGATTCCGGTATTGTTACGGTACGGGTTTGCTCTGTATCCGGACAGCTGCCTACCCAGGAATGTAACGAAGGAATCATAGAAGAAATTTTCATAGCCGGCACGGAACCCCGTGAAGCCTGCGAAATTCACCAGTTCCGTCAACAGCGGGATGAAGTCCTGTTGAAGCATATTCAGGACAACATGCTGATCCAGGATTTCTCCATACCCGACACTGAATTCCCCGAACTGACATCGCCGTTTGGTGATGATGATCAGCAGAAAGAACCGTTGTTTGACAATCCCGGATCATCGGAATCCTTTAACCCCCTACTCGATTAG
- a CDS encoding ParB N-terminal domain-containing protein yields the protein MQINIKEISVKNRIRVNLGNLNQLMESIRRYGLMNPITVTPKYELIAGHRRLEAVKRLGMQTIEARIVDNLNEADRLEMEIDENLHRRPLNPDELSDGYTRLTKLRNPGFFRRLWRSISGFFKRLFKFKGRR from the coding sequence ATGCAGATCAACATTAAAGAGATCAGCGTCAAGAACCGCATCCGAGTCAATCTCGGCAACCTGAATCAGCTTATGGAGAGCATTCGCCGTTATGGCCTGATGAACCCGATTACTGTTACGCCTAAATACGAACTGATTGCAGGACATCGGCGTCTTGAAGCGGTAAAGCGTCTTGGAATGCAAACCATTGAAGCTCGGATAGTGGATAACCTCAATGAAGCGGACAGACTTGAAATGGAGATCGATGAAAACCTGCACCGGCGCCCTTTGAATCCCGACGAACTGTCCGACGGTTACACACGCCTGACAAAGCTCAGAAATCCCGGTTTCTTTCGCCGCTTATGGCGCTCTATAAGCGGGTTCTTCAAGCGCCTGTTTAAATTCAAGGGACGACGTTAA
- the pyrB gene encoding aspartate carbamoyltransferase: MSVFSGRSLSVVEDFSIDEQLYMYEKTRELKKRIRSGGDVSEFKIGDRNLGVYLVFLEDSTRTKESFANAAQFHGVKVNHFNTATSSFNKNESITDTIKMLFGYSDRSLFIVRSRQEGLCRWLHDEIGAYAERISVPRPVFINAGDGKHEHPTQEFLDEFSFLEHQDWNRDHLRIVLVGDLFHGRTVHSKVDGLKVFKNVEVDLVAPEELAMPSYYVERMRDNGFQVKEFASIDEYLETGNPAKIWYFTRPQLERMGDEIREKAAMLRNAITFRWEHMERLKEGTKFYHPLPRHREYPTIPGFLDHTSLNAWDEQSINGYFTRIVEIALLAGKLGDGFSGKARQLEELSDEFIEEASVGSGRKPEYKVGIKPVERGIVIDHIGRGRDLKQIWDHIDKIRRIMGFNIRSSHGVYHTNDSEIFKGIVSLPDVVSFDESQLKMLAAIAPGCTLNIIDDSRVQKKYRLHIPPKVYGFKEISCKNENCISRPELFENVQPEFSRSKGNRFVCRYCDHSHSFHEIWDF; encoded by the coding sequence GTGTCGGTATTTTCAGGACGCAGTTTATCGGTGGTAGAGGATTTTTCCATCGATGAGCAGTTGTATATGTACGAAAAGACCAGGGAGCTCAAGAAGCGTATCCGGTCGGGTGGAGATGTCTCGGAGTTCAAAATTGGCGACAGAAACCTGGGGGTTTATCTTGTTTTTCTGGAAGACAGTACGCGAACCAAAGAGTCCTTTGCCAATGCAGCTCAGTTTCACGGAGTCAAGGTAAACCATTTTAATACGGCGACCTCCTCCTTTAATAAAAACGAAAGCATAACCGATACCATAAAAATGCTTTTCGGCTACAGTGATCGTTCACTGTTTATTGTCCGGTCGCGGCAGGAAGGACTCTGCCGCTGGCTTCATGATGAGATAGGAGCCTACGCTGAACGGATCTCTGTACCCAGGCCGGTATTTATTAACGCCGGAGACGGAAAACACGAACATCCGACCCAGGAATTTCTGGATGAGTTCAGCTTTCTTGAGCATCAGGATTGGAACCGCGATCACCTGCGTATCGTCCTTGTGGGCGACCTCTTTCATGGCCGGACTGTCCATTCCAAGGTCGACGGTCTGAAGGTTTTCAAGAATGTAGAGGTTGACCTTGTTGCACCGGAAGAGCTGGCCATGCCCTCCTACTACGTGGAGCGAATGCGGGATAACGGTTTTCAGGTCAAAGAATTCGCTTCCATCGATGAATATCTTGAAACCGGAAATCCGGCGAAGATCTGGTACTTTACCCGCCCCCAGCTTGAGCGGATGGGGGATGAAATCCGCGAGAAGGCTGCAATGCTGCGTAACGCGATTACCTTCCGGTGGGAACACATGGAGCGTCTGAAAGAGGGAACAAAGTTCTATCATCCGCTTCCCCGGCATCGGGAATACCCGACAATTCCAGGTTTTCTTGATCACACATCCCTGAATGCCTGGGATGAGCAGTCAATTAATGGCTATTTTACCCGAATTGTTGAGATTGCTCTTTTAGCTGGAAAGCTTGGAGATGGTTTCTCCGGAAAAGCGCGGCAGCTGGAAGAACTGTCTGACGAGTTTATTGAAGAAGCCTCGGTGGGCAGCGGCAGAAAGCCTGAGTACAAGGTAGGTATAAAGCCTGTAGAACGGGGAATTGTTATAGATCATATTGGCCGGGGACGGGACCTGAAACAGATATGGGATCATATAGACAAAATTCGGCGGATTATGGGATTCAATATCCGCTCATCCCACGGGGTGTATCATACAAATGACAGCGAGATATTCAAAGGGATAGTTTCCCTGCCGGATGTTGTCTCTTTCGACGAGAGCCAGCTCAAGATGCTGGCGGCCATAGCCCCGGGGTGTACCCTCAATATAATCGACGACAGCAGGGTGCAGAAGAAGTACCGTCTGCATATTCCGCCTAAGGTCTACGGATTTAAGGAGATTTCCTGTAAAAACGAAAACTGCATTTCCCGGCCGGAGTTGTTTGAAAACGTACAGCCCGAATTTTCCCGGTCAAAGGGTAACCGGTTTGTATGCCGGTACTGCGATCACAGCCATTCATTTCACGAGATTTGGGATTTTTAA
- a CDS encoding P83/100 family protein, whose amino-acid sequence MKRLFRILLVLLMVPVLLAQDLSETELKSVDIGTVEFVNYEGPHERIDTLAQILGIGRSLAAGLGRRGDGFLVDGKYRIRRIFDADAELLSADIFIVEPSARVDHIRNLRRILAAYLSEAFEYSFSDAEILAEFATYYNAVYRGDMAYIGSRYQERVIEALDPDKAGLATVYSQWPGNTQMLLPLRVLPLSGGIGAVDTDALTEDAVVEKLREDEDKGIPERKEMTELKEQEIEEEQERIETTREKIQEEESQISAEEDQLQADREELERRKEEAAAIEDDDERAAEEEGIAEAEENLRRQEESLEEREQSVEKQKDEVAQAEKKVQERVDRIREEREAIASDERGLIEEQKTGTPAEVPFLYLVDGRENFRMLISAESGTGRITKRSGINTIRSRDLLILGDSYLVVAGETGGNKAVRLVTIDSASFEMTSQGDTDMYPLSFLLVDRRNIYGIADSSGYRVARFDSGLKLQALSDVTVNPDTWISLRDGRIFVQDSGKLLVLDPETLKSVSQ is encoded by the coding sequence ATGAAACGTCTTTTCCGGATTCTGCTGGTTCTTCTGATGGTTCCGGTCCTGTTGGCTCAGGATCTATCCGAAACCGAACTGAAAAGCGTCGATATCGGGACTGTCGAGTTCGTCAACTACGAAGGACCCCATGAAAGAATAGATACCCTGGCCCAGATCCTGGGGATCGGACGGTCCCTGGCGGCAGGGCTTGGCCGGAGGGGTGACGGATTTCTGGTGGATGGCAAGTACCGTATCCGGCGTATCTTTGATGCAGACGCTGAGCTGCTGAGCGCGGACATCTTCATAGTGGAACCATCGGCCCGGGTCGACCATATCCGTAATTTGCGCAGAATCCTTGCAGCATATCTATCCGAGGCCTTTGAATACAGCTTTTCCGATGCTGAGATTCTTGCCGAGTTTGCCACCTACTATAACGCCGTTTACCGGGGCGACATGGCGTATATCGGCAGCAGGTATCAGGAGCGGGTAATAGAGGCCCTGGATCCTGATAAAGCCGGGTTGGCGACGGTCTACTCCCAGTGGCCCGGTAATACCCAGATGCTGCTTCCCTTGAGGGTCTTGCCTTTAAGCGGCGGCATCGGCGCGGTTGATACCGATGCCCTTACTGAAGACGCGGTCGTCGAAAAATTACGGGAGGATGAAGACAAGGGTATCCCGGAACGCAAGGAGATGACCGAACTCAAAGAACAAGAGATTGAAGAAGAGCAGGAGCGGATTGAAACTACCCGGGAAAAGATCCAGGAGGAAGAGTCCCAAATCAGTGCTGAAGAGGACCAGCTGCAGGCTGATCGGGAGGAGCTTGAACGACGCAAGGAAGAAGCGGCCGCTATCGAAGATGATGATGAACGTGCTGCCGAGGAAGAAGGGATAGCTGAAGCGGAGGAGAACCTGCGCCGGCAGGAGGAGTCTCTTGAGGAGCGGGAGCAGTCAGTTGAAAAACAGAAAGACGAGGTCGCCCAGGCAGAAAAAAAAGTACAGGAGCGGGTGGACCGGATTCGGGAAGAACGTGAGGCGATTGCTTCCGATGAGAGGGGGCTCATTGAAGAGCAGAAGACGGGCACCCCTGCCGAGGTTCCCTTTCTGTACCTTGTGGACGGCAGAGAGAACTTCAGAATGCTCATTTCCGCTGAATCCGGGACCGGACGAATCACTAAACGCTCAGGGATTAATACGATTCGTTCGCGGGACCTCCTGATCCTGGGCGATTCCTATCTGGTTGTAGCCGGTGAGACCGGGGGAAACAAGGCTGTCCGGCTGGTCACCATAGACTCGGCCAGTTTCGAGATGACTTCCCAGGGAGATACCGATATGTATCCTCTGAGCTTTCTGCTTGTGGACCGTCGTAATATCTACGGTATTGCTGACAGCAGCGGGTATCGGGTAGCTCGTTTTGATTCAGGACTTAAACTACAGGCCCTTTCGGACGTAACGGTCAACCCGGATACCTGGATAAGCCTGCGGGATGGAAGAATTTTTGTGCAGGACAGTGGAAAGCTGCTGGTTCTTGATCCGGAAACCTTAAAATCCGTTTCACAATAG
- a CDS encoding PQQ-binding-like beta-propeller repeat protein, producing the protein MNTRWSCPGIILLPLLVFFSNILFALDPGAAELESLFRLPTGGKIAGRPLEDRDGNLLAASEDRYLYRIDRHGKVLSRSDLPGLPVGFNALGVDGTVYVALRSGLSAINPAGGQLWRYRFSAPLVADPVVSADGRVFCVDASGIFTALDHRGDVLWQETLNSGSGGQPIIDSRGVVIVADGSGFLNAWLPWGRFLWRFRLAGHQTAICAGNSALYAASAEGTIAKVSHQGTLLWSSRLESRTLFLVENTAGIAALDSSGNLTLLNHDGDIQMQPLRAVSRPAALFLLQGGFAAIGKGGDVSIFSKSGSPAENGSIPSPIETAALSSAGGIIAGGEDWNLYALKTEPRDPSGWSGPGGEPGNRWNRRFIGSVSPRETWKEEPDYLLLSALMESGGREGRETALTIIRKVLAESGPGNRRYPPYYGDFTRMIATEAFDRPLLQGGRVINDYPDLREKALELLSREASYASLHTLRLAASQEWFSDNRAAAIRGLGRIGSDPDGKSSRTIAGILLVQNTIETSPDFTRTAMKALHEILLYNGSAPDRALYETAIEVYRRSTDRESREWALRILRFGT; encoded by the coding sequence GTGAATACCCGATGGTCATGCCCCGGGATTATTCTGCTTCCTCTGCTTGTCTTTTTCAGTAATATCCTGTTTGCCCTGGACCCCGGAGCTGCTGAACTTGAATCCCTTTTCAGGCTGCCTACAGGGGGAAAGATCGCGGGCAGGCCCCTGGAAGACAGGGACGGAAACCTTCTGGCGGCTTCTGAGGACCGGTATCTGTACAGAATAGACCGGCATGGGAAGGTTCTCTCTCGCTCCGATCTCCCCGGACTTCCCGTCGGATTCAATGCTCTCGGTGTTGACGGGACCGTCTATGTTGCCCTGCGCAGTGGTCTTTCTGCCATAAATCCTGCCGGCGGGCAGTTGTGGCGTTACCGCTTTTCCGCCCCCCTGGTCGCGGATCCGGTGGTCTCTGCCGACGGCCGGGTCTTTTGTGTTGACGCGTCGGGAATATTTACTGCCCTGGACCATCGCGGAGACGTTCTGTGGCAGGAGACGCTGAACTCGGGCTCAGGAGGGCAGCCCATCATAGATTCCCGGGGAGTGGTAATAGTCGCCGACGGTTCCGGTTTCTTAAATGCCTGGCTTCCCTGGGGACGCTTTCTCTGGAGGTTCAGACTGGCGGGACATCAGACGGCGATCTGCGCCGGGAACTCCGCACTGTATGCCGCCAGTGCCGAAGGGACGATTGCAAAGGTTTCGCATCAGGGTACACTGCTCTGGAGCAGCCGCCTGGAAAGCCGGACCCTGTTTCTGGTAGAGAACACCGCAGGAATCGCCGCTTTGGACTCTTCCGGGAATCTTACGCTGCTGAACCACGACGGAGATATTCAAATGCAGCCGCTTCGGGCTGTTTCCCGCCCGGCAGCTCTTTTCTTACTGCAAGGAGGTTTTGCCGCGATTGGTAAGGGAGGAGATGTCAGTATCTTTTCCAAAAGCGGCAGCCCGGCAGAAAACGGCTCTATCCCTTCACCAATAGAGACAGCAGCACTCTCATCTGCCGGAGGGATTATCGCCGGCGGTGAAGACTGGAACCTTTATGCCCTGAAAACTGAACCCCGGGATCCTTCTGGCTGGAGCGGACCCGGTGGTGAGCCGGGCAATCGCTGGAACCGGCGTTTTATTGGCTCCGTAAGCCCGCGGGAGACATGGAAAGAGGAGCCGGATTATCTGCTGCTTTCTGCTCTTATGGAATCCGGCGGCCGGGAAGGCCGGGAGACGGCCCTGACAATTATCCGAAAGGTCCTTGCTGAAAGCGGTCCAGGGAATCGGCGCTATCCCCCTTACTATGGAGATTTTACCCGTATGATCGCGACAGAAGCCTTTGACAGGCCGTTGCTGCAGGGAGGAAGGGTAATTAACGATTATCCGGATCTGCGCGAAAAGGCCCTGGAACTTCTGTCCCGGGAGGCCTCCTATGCTTCCCTGCATACTCTGCGGTTGGCTGCTTCCCAGGAGTGGTTTTCTGACAATAGAGCCGCCGCAATCAGGGGACTCGGACGTATAGGCAGTGACCCGGACGGTAAATCCTCACGGACTATCGCCGGAATTCTGCTTGTACAGAATACCATTGAAACAAGTCCCGATTTCACCAGAACCGCCATGAAAGCACTCCATGAGATCCTGCTGTACAACGGCTCCGCCCCGGACCGTGCGCTCTACGAGACAGCCATAGAGGTTTACCGGCGCTCAACGGACCGTGAATCCCGTGAATGGGCCCTGAGGATACTCAGATTCGGTACCTGA
- the ppdK gene encoding pyruvate, phosphate dikinase, with protein MEKFVYFFGNGKADGNAGMKELLGGKGANLAEMTSLGIPVPPGFTISTAVCKAYYENDRTYPAGVLEQVDENLEKLEQLMGKKLGDPSDPLLVSVRSGAAVSMPGMMDTILNLGMNDQAVRGISSLTDNPRFAWDAYRRFIQMFANVAMGMDINVFEEILAKLKKSKSVELDTQLDAKDLEKLVERYKEAYKKQQKAEFPQDPKEQLKAAVNAVFGSWNNPQAIKYRKINSIDGLLGTAVNVQSMVFGNFGETSGTGVCFSRDPSTGKNVFYGEYLMNAQGEDVVAGIRTPEPISSLKKKNSGAYTKLVELKDRLEKHYRDMQDMEFTLQEGDLFILQTRNAKRTGAAAVKCAVDMVDEKLIDEETAVSRVTPDQLDQLFHPNIDPKQKQVMELIAKGLNASPGAATGQAVFSAEEAERWVAVGQKVLLVRKETSPEDIGGMHAAEGVLTSTGGMTSHAAVVARGMGTPCVAGCKDIVISGKTFTAGGKKFKEGDWITINGTTGNVYSGKAILSVPKMTQDLSRFLSWTDKIRKSAERPGLKDKGIVIRTNADQPNDAKVARSFGAEGIGLCRTEHMFFDDGKLDIFQEMIVSDTVEERKAALKKLLPLQKKDFTGIFKAMEGFPVTIRLLDPPLHEFVPSTVKDIKTIADELGIKPAKLREKIANLEEANPMLGHRGCRLGITYPEIYEMQVEAIMLAACDVVKSGGKIYPEIMIPLVGTKEETQIMHDRIEAVAQAVLVKRKMRIDYSIGTMIEIPRAAMTADEIADHADFFSFGTNDLTQMTYGFSRDDAGSFIPLYLEQNILHHDPFSSIDISGVGRLVATAVELGRKTKPDMKMGVCGEHGGDPRSIEFFYNTGLNYVSCSPFRVPVARLAAAQAAIAARN; from the coding sequence ATGGAGAAATTCGTCTATTTCTTCGGCAATGGCAAAGCTGACGGAAACGCCGGCATGAAGGAGCTTCTTGGAGGAAAAGGAGCAAATCTGGCTGAAATGACCAGTCTTGGAATCCCGGTTCCCCCGGGTTTCACTATCTCTACTGCTGTATGTAAGGCTTATTACGAGAATGACCGCACTTATCCCGCGGGGGTACTGGAACAGGTCGACGAAAACCTGGAAAAACTGGAACAGTTAATGGGAAAAAAACTTGGTGATCCCTCGGACCCGCTCCTTGTCTCCGTACGTTCCGGTGCGGCGGTATCCATGCCTGGTATGATGGATACTATTCTGAATCTTGGTATGAATGACCAGGCTGTCAGGGGGATAAGCTCTCTGACAGACAATCCCCGCTTTGCCTGGGATGCCTACCGGCGTTTTATACAGATGTTTGCCAATGTAGCGATGGGAATGGACATCAATGTCTTTGAGGAAATCCTGGCCAAACTGAAAAAAAGCAAAAGTGTGGAACTGGACACCCAGCTTGATGCCAAAGACCTGGAAAAACTGGTTGAACGTTACAAAGAGGCGTATAAAAAACAGCAGAAAGCGGAGTTTCCTCAGGACCCAAAAGAGCAGCTCAAGGCTGCTGTCAACGCCGTTTTCGGGTCCTGGAATAATCCCCAGGCAATAAAATACCGCAAGATTAACTCCATCGATGGGCTCCTCGGGACCGCGGTGAATGTTCAGTCCATGGTTTTCGGCAATTTCGGCGAAACATCTGGTACGGGAGTCTGCTTTTCCAGGGATCCTTCCACCGGAAAAAATGTTTTCTACGGGGAATACCTTATGAATGCCCAGGGAGAAGACGTGGTCGCCGGGATCCGTACCCCCGAACCCATTTCTTCCTTAAAAAAGAAAAATTCCGGCGCCTACACAAAGTTAGTCGAACTGAAGGACCGGCTGGAGAAGCATTACCGGGACATGCAGGATATGGAGTTCACTCTGCAGGAGGGGGACCTCTTTATTCTTCAAACCCGAAATGCCAAACGGACTGGCGCGGCAGCGGTCAAGTGCGCTGTCGATATGGTAGATGAAAAGCTTATTGACGAGGAGACTGCGGTATCCCGGGTCACTCCCGACCAGCTGGACCAGCTTTTTCACCCCAATATTGATCCCAAACAGAAACAGGTAATGGAACTTATTGCCAAGGGCCTGAATGCGTCCCCCGGTGCGGCGACAGGTCAGGCTGTCTTTTCTGCCGAAGAGGCTGAGCGCTGGGTCGCGGTTGGGCAAAAGGTGCTTCTGGTCCGCAAAGAGACCAGTCCTGAGGATATCGGCGGTATGCACGCCGCGGAGGGGGTTCTTACTTCCACCGGCGGTATGACTTCCCACGCTGCGGTTGTTGCCCGGGGTATGGGAACACCCTGTGTCGCCGGCTGCAAAGATATTGTTATCAGCGGCAAGACTTTTACCGCGGGGGGCAAAAAATTCAAAGAGGGTGACTGGATAACAATTAACGGAACAACCGGGAACGTATATTCCGGAAAGGCTATACTGTCAGTTCCCAAAATGACCCAGGACTTATCCCGCTTTTTAAGCTGGACCGACAAGATACGAAAATCCGCGGAACGCCCGGGTCTGAAGGACAAAGGCATCGTGATCCGGACCAATGCCGACCAGCCCAACGATGCAAAGGTTGCTCGTTCCTTTGGTGCCGAGGGAATTGGTCTTTGCCGCACGGAGCACATGTTCTTTGACGACGGAAAACTGGACATCTTCCAGGAGATGATTGTTTCCGATACCGTGGAGGAAAGAAAAGCGGCCCTGAAAAAACTGCTTCCCCTGCAAAAGAAAGACTTCACCGGCATCTTCAAGGCCATGGAGGGTTTCCCCGTTACAATACGACTTCTGGATCCGCCGCTTCATGAGTTCGTTCCTTCCACGGTCAAGGATATTAAAACTATCGCAGATGAGCTGGGAATAAAACCTGCCAAACTAAGGGAGAAGATTGCAAACCTCGAGGAAGCAAATCCCATGCTGGGACATCGGGGCTGCCGGCTTGGAATAACGTATCCCGAAATATACGAGATGCAGGTTGAGGCAATCATGCTGGCGGCCTGTGACGTGGTAAAGTCGGGAGGCAAGATTTATCCGGAGATTATGATTCCCCTGGTTGGTACCAAGGAAGAGACCCAGATTATGCATGACCGTATTGAGGCGGTCGCCCAGGCTGTACTGGTAAAACGCAAGATGAGAATAGACTATTCCATAGGAACCATGATCGAGATTCCCCGGGCGGCTATGACTGCTGATGAGATAGCGGATCATGCGGATTTTTTCTCTTTCGGTACTAACGATCTGACCCAGATGACCTACGGCTTTTCCCGGGATGATGCGGGTAGTTTTATACCCCTCTATCTGGAGCAGAACATCCTGCACCACGACCCCTTCTCCAGCATCGATATTTCCGGAGTGGGGCGGCTTGTGGCCACTGCAGTAGAACTTGGACGCAAAACAAAGCCGGATATGAAAATGGGAGTCTGCGGTGAACATGGGGGAGATCCCCGCTCCATCGAGTTCTTCTATAACACCGGACTTAACTATGTTTCCTGTTCTCCCTTCCGGGTTCCTGTTGCCAGACTGGCAGCGGCACAGGCGGCCATCGCTGCCAGGAACTGA